From Brienomyrus brachyistius isolate T26 chromosome 18, BBRACH_0.4, whole genome shotgun sequence, one genomic window encodes:
- the rpl36a gene encoding 60S ribosomal protein L36a isoform X2, whose product MVNVPKTRRTFCKKCKKHQPHKVTQYKKGKDSLYAQGKRRYDRKQSGYGGQTKPIFRKKAKTTKKIVLRLECVEPNCRSKRMLAIKRCKHFELGGDKKRKGQVIQF is encoded by the exons GTGAACGTGCCGAAGACTCGCAGAACTTTCTGCAAAAAGTGCAAGAAGCACCAGCCTCACAAAGTTACCCAGTACAAAAAGGGCAAGGATTCCCTTTATGCACAGg GTAAGAGGAGATACGACCGTAAGCAGAGCGGTTATGGTGGCCAGACGAAGCCCATTTTCCGAAAGAAG GCAAAGACCACAAAGAAGATTGTGTTGAGGCTGGAGTGTGTGGAGCCCAACTGCAGGTCCAAGCGGATGCTGGCCATTAAGAGATGCAAACACTTTGAACTGGGCGGGGACAAGAAGAGAAAG